A window of Hyalangium gracile contains these coding sequences:
- a CDS encoding acyl-CoA dehydrogenase family protein — MSAMGDPLSAARGLRATIRAVRQETEQGRRLPPSVVQGLIDNGLCRMQVPASLGGLEVDPLVALQVYEELGAAEASVAWIAWNNALPALLSRHLPEAARAELFSDGRRLFANSTRPMGRAVVAEGGYRVSGRWSLVSGCELAEWIPVMSIIIEGSAPRMMAPGVPEMRMAYVPRGSYRIVDTWHVGGLRGTGSHDVVVEDVFVPAERTFSFFDPVRIDRPLFQMPWVSTVGAWCAGICLGIARTATDTLLELATSKSPVDPGPGLRDRPSVQAMVASSSASLEAARLLLIDALGDVWATCSRGAASTEMQRARLWGGTIHAVRTAKATVTSMYEAAGATALYNECLIERAHRDIHAVTQHIVLAQSWMEEAGRVRLGLKPNHPFF; from the coding sequence ATGTCAGCAATGGGTGATCCGTTGAGCGCTGCGCGTGGTCTTCGCGCGACCATTCGAGCCGTCCGTCAGGAGACGGAGCAGGGCCGGCGCTTGCCGCCATCGGTGGTTCAGGGGCTCATCGACAACGGCTTGTGCAGGATGCAGGTGCCGGCCAGCCTCGGAGGACTCGAGGTCGACCCCCTGGTCGCCCTCCAGGTGTACGAGGAGCTCGGCGCGGCCGAGGCCTCGGTGGCCTGGATTGCCTGGAACAACGCGCTCCCGGCGCTCTTGAGCCGCCATCTCCCGGAGGCGGCGAGGGCCGAGCTCTTCAGCGATGGCCGCCGGCTCTTCGCCAACTCGACCCGCCCGATGGGCCGGGCCGTCGTGGCGGAAGGTGGGTATCGGGTATCGGGCCGGTGGTCCCTGGTGTCCGGCTGCGAGCTGGCGGAGTGGATCCCGGTGATGTCCATCATCATCGAGGGGAGCGCGCCTCGGATGATGGCGCCCGGTGTTCCGGAGATGCGGATGGCCTATGTGCCCCGGGGCTCGTATCGCATCGTGGATACCTGGCACGTGGGCGGGCTGCGGGGCACCGGCAGCCATGATGTCGTGGTGGAGGATGTCTTCGTCCCCGCCGAGCGGACGTTCTCCTTCTTCGATCCGGTGCGGATCGACCGGCCGCTCTTCCAGATGCCCTGGGTGAGCACCGTAGGGGCCTGGTGCGCGGGGATCTGCCTGGGGATTGCCCGGACGGCCACCGACACGTTGCTGGAGCTGGCGACGTCCAAGTCGCCGGTGGATCCAGGACCGGGGCTGCGGGATCGGCCCTCGGTACAGGCGATGGTCGCCTCCTCATCCGCGAGCCTGGAGGCCGCCCGGCTGCTCCTGATCGATGCGCTGGGGGATGTGTGGGCCACCTGCAGCCGCGGAGCGGCGTCCACGGAGATGCAGCGCGCCCGCCTATGGGGTGGCACCATCCACGCCGTCCGCACCGCCAAGGCCACGGTGACATCCATGTACGAGGCGGCCGGAGCCACGGCCCTGTACAATGAATGCCTCATCGAGCGGGCCCACCGGGACATCCACGCCGTCACGCAACACATCGTCCTGGCGCAGTCGTGGATGGAGGAGGCCGGTCGGGTCCGGCTGGGGCTCAAGCCGAACCACCCCTTCTTCTAG